A window of the Deltaproteobacteria bacterium genome harbors these coding sequences:
- a CDS encoding DUF2804 family protein, with product MIGPESRYYQSSRKPGEQRISPEPAPERIVENGLIRLGMFTAPVRDMNLAESALLRGAGKSWPSPPLLVEWIGAGIAHPDWYLGMIVVDAKAASLAVVYGYNRKTGFYFSHDRPGFRGQACVPASTWDSLTRFDGRGYRLEIVHRLELGHHEVSIDIAASGQKPAVQGKLVWHEEPGRIQPLVLMSPIRGGGFIYNHKAQMPVEGSLRIGSDRLEFRPDRDIANMDDLKLHPSLQGLNYRWFNFGGFDRKGRLVGADLAHTPQKPDSYWAENCLWVDNRLSVCDPVHFEADWGDPMKPWRATDEAGNIDVTFFPEGGKTVSLRPFGIYHQKCGRFRGRIMDAAGETHEISDYYGCAEYASIPA from the coding sequence ATGATCGGGCCGGAATCCCGTTACTACCAAAGTTCCCGAAAGCCGGGAGAGCAGCGGATTTCCCCGGAGCCCGCACCGGAACGGATCGTCGAGAACGGGCTGATCCGGCTCGGGATGTTTACCGCTCCCGTCCGGGACATGAACCTCGCGGAATCGGCGCTGCTGCGCGGGGCCGGGAAAAGCTGGCCGTCGCCGCCGCTGCTCGTCGAATGGATCGGAGCCGGAATCGCCCACCCGGACTGGTATCTGGGAATGATCGTCGTCGATGCGAAGGCAGCTTCGCTCGCCGTCGTATACGGGTACAACCGGAAAACCGGATTCTACTTTTCCCATGACCGGCCCGGATTTCGCGGGCAGGCCTGTGTACCCGCATCGACATGGGATTCCCTCACCCGGTTTGACGGCCGGGGATACCGGCTGGAAATCGTGCACCGGCTGGAACTGGGCCATCACGAGGTCAGTATCGATATCGCCGCCAGCGGGCAGAAGCCGGCCGTGCAGGGAAAACTCGTGTGGCATGAGGAACCGGGAAGGATCCAGCCGCTGGTGCTCATGTCGCCCATCCGTGGCGGCGGATTCATCTATAACCACAAGGCACAGATGCCGGTCGAGGGCTCGCTGCGTATCGGGAGTGACCGTCTCGAATTCCGTCCGGACCGGGATATTGCCAACATGGATGACCTGAAGCTGCATCCGAGCTTGCAGGGCCTGAACTACCGCTGGTTCAACTTCGGCGGTTTCGACCGGAAAGGGCGGCTGGTCGGTGCCGACCTCGCGCACACGCCGCAGAAGCCGGACTCCTACTGGGCTGAAAATTGCCTGTGGGTGGATAACCGGCTTTCAGTCTGCGATCCGGTGCACTTCGAGGCCGACTGGGGCGATCCCATGAAGCCGTGGCGGGCCACTGACGAAGCCGGGAACATCGACGTGACATTCTTTCCCGAAGGCGGGAAGACGGTAAGCCTGCGCCCATTCGGGATTTATCACCAGAAATGCGGCCGGTTCCGGGGCCGGATCATGGATGCGGCCGGCGAAACCCATGAGATCAGCGACTATTACGGTTGCGCGGAATACGCCAGCATTCCCGCCTGA
- a CDS encoding acyl-CoA dehydrogenase family protein codes for MPAVDALSGEAAALAGGLLKELQRPANPGEWTRLLAILNSRGWLVPGEKLPSPACAAAVMEGLTRGGMDPGVSLTLTVHYVMGFMVLRRLAPELLHASEPGLFCMGASEQGVGSHPGKISTCAAKDGEGFWTITGSKAFTTGGPVGTLFLVLAVCGEAPGGRDLGVFAVSRNTPGLTVTEMPLHGVTGSAPHGILTMEKVRVPSGSRLGPAGIKTNGWTEIVKPFRQWEDALMASWLAASVRRFSRELAGSAAGNTDRAAVVGKLVAAAEGLVTLARSSAASLDEEMEGADRQGLVPRRYGFFELLAHAGSLAAELEKLWPDPPAALRQITATAGSARFAARARAKIVATLAAG; via the coding sequence ATGCCTGCTGTTGATGCACTGTCTGGCGAAGCGGCCGCCCTGGCCGGCGGCCTGCTGAAGGAGCTTCAGCGGCCGGCGAATCCCGGTGAGTGGACAAGGCTGCTGGCGATCCTGAATAGCCGGGGCTGGCTGGTTCCGGGCGAAAAACTCCCGTCACCGGCCTGTGCGGCCGCAGTGATGGAGGGCCTTACCCGCGGGGGCATGGACCCCGGCGTTTCGCTCACCCTCACGGTTCACTACGTCATGGGTTTCATGGTGCTCCGCCGCCTGGCGCCGGAGCTGTTGCACGCTTCGGAGCCGGGCCTTTTCTGTATGGGAGCCAGCGAGCAGGGAGTGGGATCCCATCCGGGGAAGATTTCGACCTGTGCCGCAAAAGACGGCGAGGGCTTCTGGACGATTACCGGCAGCAAGGCGTTCACGACTGGCGGGCCAGTGGGCACGCTTTTTCTTGTCCTTGCCGTTTGCGGGGAAGCCCCTGGCGGCCGTGATCTCGGCGTGTTCGCTGTTTCCCGCAATACGCCGGGCCTTACGGTGACGGAGATGCCGCTTCACGGCGTCACCGGATCCGCTCCCCACGGGATACTCACGATGGAGAAAGTACGGGTTCCTTCCGGCTCGCGGCTTGGGCCTGCGGGCATCAAGACGAATGGATGGACTGAAATCGTCAAGCCGTTCCGCCAGTGGGAAGATGCACTGATGGCGAGCTGGCTCGCGGCGTCGGTCAGGCGCTTTTCCCGCGAACTCGCTGGCTCTGCCGCCGGTAACACGGACCGGGCGGCCGTCGTCGGCAAACTCGTTGCCGCCGCTGAAGGGCTGGTCACGCTCGCCCGGAGCTCGGCTGCGTCGCTGGATGAGGAGATGGAAGGTGCCGACCGTCAAGGGCTTGTTCCCCGGCGGTACGGATTTTTCGAACTGCTCGCCCATGCCGGTTCGCTCGCTGCGGAACTGGAAAAACTGTGGCCGGACCCCCCCGCTGCCCTCAGGCAGATCACGGCCACTGCCGGTTCGGCCCGGTTTGCGGCCCGGGCGCGGGCAAAGATTGTGGCGACGTTAGCCGCCGGATAA
- a CDS encoding patatin-like phospholipase family protein → MGSGISVVFAGGGARTFWELGLFEAVRGRLPPVDEWAGTSAGSAMAICAASGQAEETVNLFCDLTSKNPRNVYPEWIFRGQRPFPHNDMYSMALRTLLTGGAWDRLKDAGPVRFLLAYIRKGNPMVSTWLRAAWNYERRKHQRVHGPDEPFPGLASRVVTAQEAGSLEDVVTWVLSASSTPPLTDIHRYDGQPYVDGGLVDNVPVRALSPVAQEQKVLVLLSRPTRPELLPKAPNRLYLAPSAEIPIRKWDYTSPVKIRETVALGVSDAKRYEKEILKFVE, encoded by the coding sequence ATGGGATCAGGGATATCGGTGGTTTTTGCGGGTGGAGGGGCCCGTACGTTCTGGGAACTCGGGCTGTTCGAGGCCGTTCGCGGCCGACTGCCTCCGGTTGACGAGTGGGCGGGAACATCTGCCGGTTCGGCGATGGCGATTTGCGCCGCTTCCGGGCAGGCGGAAGAAACCGTAAATCTCTTTTGCGACCTGACCTCGAAAAACCCCCGCAACGTGTATCCCGAATGGATATTTCGGGGCCAGCGGCCTTTTCCCCACAACGACATGTACAGCATGGCCCTGCGGACACTCCTCACTGGCGGCGCATGGGACCGGCTGAAGGACGCAGGACCGGTTCGGTTTCTCCTGGCTTATATACGGAAGGGCAATCCGATGGTGTCCACCTGGCTGCGGGCTGCGTGGAACTACGAGCGGCGCAAGCACCAGCGTGTGCACGGACCGGACGAGCCGTTTCCGGGCCTGGCGAGCCGGGTTGTCACGGCGCAGGAGGCCGGGTCCCTGGAGGACGTCGTGACCTGGGTGCTGTCTGCATCTTCCACCCCGCCGCTTACCGATATTCACCGCTATGATGGACAGCCGTACGTGGACGGGGGGCTGGTGGATAACGTGCCGGTGCGGGCACTTTCTCCCGTGGCACAGGAGCAAAAGGTGCTGGTCCTCCTTTCCCGGCCGACACGCCCGGAACTTCTGCCTAAAGCACCAAACCGGCTTTACCTGGCACCATCGGCCGAAATACCCATCCGGAAATGGGACTACACGAGTCCCGTCAAGATCCGCGAAACCGTCGCCCTCGGCGTGTCGGATGCGAAACGGTACGAAAAAGAGATCCTGAAGTTCGTGGAGTAA
- a CDS encoding nuclear transport factor 2 family protein translates to MDPRSLKVAEMFANLKDTARADAILNDLYDPACVFMDPIQKAEGLEAIRAMNRRLATKMGPVTVKLLGDALEDRTLVIRWVMTFKAPFMRKSGNLEGVSWMEFNAAGKCTRHTDYWDMGGLLDEVIPIAKPLHDVVRKLAG, encoded by the coding sequence ATGGATCCCCGCTCCCTCAAAGTCGCCGAGATGTTCGCCAATCTCAAGGATACGGCCCGCGCCGATGCCATCCTCAACGATCTTTACGATCCTGCATGCGTCTTCATGGATCCGATCCAGAAGGCCGAGGGACTGGAGGCGATCCGGGCGATGAACCGCAGGCTGGCCACCAAGATGGGCCCGGTCACGGTAAAGCTGCTCGGCGATGCGCTGGAAGACCGAACGCTTGTGATCCGCTGGGTGATGACCTTCAAGGCGCCGTTCATGCGGAAGTCCGGCAACCTGGAGGGTGTTTCCTGGATGGAGTTCAATGCCGCCGGCAAATGCACCAGACACACTGACTACTGGGACATGGGTGGACTGCTGGATGAGGTGATTCCCATCGCCAAACCCCTGCATGACGTGGTGCGAAAACTGGCGGGGTGA